The following proteins are co-located in the Echinicola sp. 20G genome:
- a CDS encoding exo-alpha-sialidase, with product MDSIDRLMSKALKGNMEIWLPRQLSWRGIKIKFPTLYCVLLYTIFSLPTQVEAQDTLHYSGSTLSRVDYHHGQLQPAIGVHAVQTMRANREYPEKGDGFGWTYNHAPMLAYWKGKFYLEYLSDPVGEHIAPSQTLLQTSSDGKEWTKPEVIFPPYRIPDGTTKEGQEGVAKDLDAVMHQRMGFYVAENGKLLALAYYGIALDAHDGPNDGNGIGRVIREIKEDGSFGPIHFIRYNHGWEEKNTTYPFYKSSKDKAFVKACDELLSKPLMMQQWVEEADRDDPLIPLKKQYKAFSYYHLPDGRVVGLWKHALTSISHDGGKTWEYNPLRAPGVVNSNAKIWGQRTADGAYALVYNPSEYRWPLAVSSSKDGTDYDNLFLVHGEITAMRYGGNYKSYGPQYVRGILEGNGMPPDGKMWLTYSVNKEDIWVASVPTPITAEAVGHANDVFDVMPEGKEVDFWNTYSPQWAKTGIEKIDGKKYLVLYDQDPFDYAKAQRIIPSSKQLHVEFTVSAQQADYGKLQIEIQDSKGRPGVQLIFDEDGLFKTRAGYRMNTLLAYEKGNTYHVELDLNVETRFYQIKVNGQEKGPKLFFAPLDAMERIVFRTGTQRYFPNAETPTDQDYDLENAGEAVKEAVYYLKSLVTY from the coding sequence ATGGACAGTATAGATAGATTAATGAGTAAAGCGCTAAAGGGAAATATGGAAATATGGCTGCCGCGTCAGCTGAGCTGGAGAGGAATCAAAATTAAGTTTCCGACGCTATACTGTGTTTTACTTTACACCATTTTTAGTTTGCCTACTCAGGTGGAGGCTCAAGATACACTCCATTATAGTGGGAGTACCTTGTCACGAGTGGATTATCATCATGGGCAGTTACAGCCAGCCATTGGTGTGCATGCAGTACAGACCATGCGGGCCAATCGGGAATATCCCGAAAAAGGAGATGGTTTTGGATGGACCTACAACCATGCGCCCATGTTGGCTTATTGGAAGGGGAAATTTTATTTGGAGTATCTGAGTGATCCTGTGGGAGAACATATTGCTCCGAGCCAAACCTTGCTCCAAACATCTTCTGATGGGAAAGAGTGGACCAAACCGGAAGTGATTTTTCCTCCATACCGAATTCCAGACGGTACAACCAAAGAAGGTCAGGAGGGCGTTGCCAAAGACTTAGATGCAGTGATGCATCAGAGGATGGGTTTTTATGTAGCAGAAAATGGGAAGCTGTTGGCCTTGGCCTATTATGGCATTGCCTTGGATGCACATGATGGTCCAAATGATGGCAATGGCATCGGTCGTGTGATCAGGGAAATTAAAGAAGATGGCAGTTTCGGACCGATCCATTTTATTCGATACAATCACGGTTGGGAAGAAAAGAACACCACTTATCCATTTTATAAATCCAGCAAGGACAAAGCCTTTGTAAAGGCTTGTGATGAGTTGCTCAGCAAGCCATTGATGATGCAGCAGTGGGTGGAGGAAGCGGACAGGGATGATCCTCTAATCCCACTAAAAAAGCAATATAAAGCTTTTAGTTACTATCATCTTCCTGATGGCAGGGTAGTTGGTTTGTGGAAGCATGCCTTGACCAGCATCAGTCATGACGGAGGAAAAACTTGGGAATACAACCCTTTAAGAGCACCTGGGGTGGTAAATTCAAATGCAAAAATATGGGGTCAGCGTACCGCAGATGGTGCTTATGCCCTGGTCTATAATCCCTCTGAATACCGTTGGCCATTGGCTGTCTCAAGTAGTAAAGATGGCACTGACTATGACAACCTATTTTTGGTCCATGGTGAAATCACCGCGATGCGGTATGGGGGAAACTACAAGTCCTATGGCCCGCAATATGTCAGGGGAATTTTGGAAGGAAATGGCATGCCGCCTGACGGTAAAATGTGGCTGACCTATAGTGTCAATAAAGAGGACATCTGGGTGGCTTCCGTGCCAACACCCATCACAGCAGAAGCGGTGGGACATGCGAACGATGTCTTTGATGTGATGCCAGAAGGTAAGGAAGTGGATTTTTGGAATACTTACAGCCCACAATGGGCAAAAACTGGCATTGAAAAGATTGATGGCAAAAAGTATTTGGTGCTGTACGATCAAGATCCGTTCGATTATGCCAAAGCACAAAGGATCATCCCTTCAAGTAAACAATTGCATGTGGAGTTTACCGTGTCAGCCCAGCAAGCAGATTACGGCAAGCTTCAAATAGAAATTCAGGACAGCAAAGGAAGGCCAGGGGTCCAACTGATTTTTGATGAAGATGGACTTTTCAAAACACGAGCAGGTTATCGGATGAATACACTGCTGGCCTATGAAAAAGGTAATACTTATCATGTGGAGTTAGATTTGAATGTAGAGACACGGTTTTACCAAATTAAGGTAAATGGTCAGGAAAAAGGTCCCAAATTATTCTTTGCACCCTTGGATGCAATGGAACGGATTGTTTTCAGAACGGGAACCCAGCGTTACTTTCCGAATGCAGAGACGCCTACAGATCAGGACTATGATTTGGAAAATGCTGGAGAAGCGGTGAAGGAAGCGGTTTATTATTTGAAATCTTTAGTTACTTATTAA
- a CDS encoding glycoside hydrolase family 43 protein gives MNSRKVNSRTLLLLLWTITIFISCKSEKEYYIFTSFREPADEGLYLAYSEDGYHWEDLGGPYLPPAVGKSQIMRDPSVVKGPEDTYHMVWTTDWKGGNGFGYASTKDFVHWSNQEFIPVMAHEPEVVNVWAPEIFYDDEEDQYIIIWASTIPFRFEKGEEEERNNHRMYYTTTKDFKEFSPTKLFLEPGFSVIDAVIVKRASNDYVLVLKDNTRPNRNIKVAFGESPVGPWENISEPFSDFLTEGPTVLHHGDQWLIYFDSYGAKTYQAVSTNDFMSFSNIDEKISLPEGHKHGTISTISEEILNELKDEAKKK, from the coding sequence ATGAATAGTAGAAAAGTAAATAGCCGAACCCTCTTATTGCTACTATGGACAATTACCATTTTTATAAGCTGTAAAAGTGAAAAGGAGTATTATATTTTTACCTCTTTCAGAGAGCCTGCAGATGAAGGACTTTATTTAGCTTATAGTGAAGATGGTTATCATTGGGAGGACTTGGGAGGCCCTTATCTTCCACCAGCTGTTGGAAAAAGCCAGATCATGCGAGACCCTTCTGTTGTCAAAGGACCAGAAGATACTTACCATATGGTTTGGACAACTGATTGGAAAGGTGGAAATGGATTCGGATACGCCAGCACTAAGGATTTTGTTCATTGGTCTAATCAAGAGTTTATTCCCGTGATGGCACATGAGCCAGAAGTGGTCAATGTGTGGGCACCAGAAATATTTTATGATGATGAGGAAGATCAGTACATCATTATTTGGGCTTCCACCATTCCTTTTCGATTTGAGAAGGGGGAAGAAGAAGAGCGTAACAACCACCGCATGTATTACACGACGACCAAGGATTTTAAGGAATTTAGCCCTACCAAACTTTTTTTGGAACCTGGATTCAGCGTCATAGATGCGGTGATCGTAAAGCGCGCATCAAATGATTATGTTTTGGTCTTAAAGGATAACACCCGACCTAACAGAAATATTAAAGTGGCATTTGGTGAGTCCCCAGTAGGACCTTGGGAAAATATTTCCGAGCCTTTTTCAGATTTTCTTACGGAAGGACCAACGGTACTTCATCATGGCGACCAATGGTTGATTTATTTTGACAGCTATGGAGCAAAAACCTACCAGGCAGTAAGCACTAATGATTTTATGTCTTTCAGCAATATAGACGAAAAAATCAGCCTGCCCGAAGGTCACAAGCATGGCACTATCAGTACCATTTCAGAAGAAATTTTGAATGAACTAAAGGATGAAGCGAAAAAGAAATAA
- a CDS encoding glycoside hydrolase family 28 protein, with protein sequence MKKYITLLFAFNLLLFGHAFSAIESGWINILEVGGNNKGQLCTQAIQSAIDKAAEAGGGTLFFPAGDYLTGAIHLKSNTTLHLDAGAVLKFSTDFDHYLPFVQMRWEGTVMNNFSPLIYAYEAENITITGRGKIDGQGKDWWMEMYRIHEADQKTLKESKYQKMWTEANEGLKTADYYQKTMGLKFFRPPLIQPFRCKNVRIEGVTIVNSPFWTVNPAFCDNVTITGVTIENPPSPNTDGINPTSCRNVHISDCHISVGDDCITIKSGRDFDGRKWDTPTENVTITNCTMLSGHGGVVIGSEISGSIRKVTISNCVFDGTDRGIRLKAARGRGGVVEEIRIDNIVMKDIQLEAIVMNLFYDKNTKEGPVTEETPSFRNIHISNVTGSNVNVAGKVLGIPEMPIDQISFSNINMNAKEGLSIKTATHVELHDVEISTELGPSVQLEAVEGLLVDNVKSRQPLPDRPVLELQNVSNALITNNFPMVHTNSYLNIKGEESKHIFIQNNQWYHVQKPVVIGEEVKGIIKQEADE encoded by the coding sequence ATGAAAAAATACATCACGTTACTATTTGCCTTTAACCTTCTATTATTTGGTCATGCATTTTCAGCGATTGAATCAGGCTGGATCAATATTTTGGAAGTAGGTGGAAATAACAAAGGCCAACTCTGCACACAAGCCATTCAAAGCGCCATTGACAAGGCAGCAGAAGCTGGTGGCGGCACACTTTTTTTCCCCGCAGGAGATTACCTGACGGGCGCCATACATCTTAAAAGCAATACCACCCTACATCTGGATGCTGGGGCTGTGTTAAAGTTTTCCACTGATTTTGATCATTATTTGCCTTTTGTGCAAATGCGATGGGAAGGAACGGTTATGAATAATTTTTCTCCCTTGATCTATGCCTATGAAGCAGAAAACATTACGATCACTGGTCGGGGAAAAATAGATGGTCAAGGAAAAGATTGGTGGATGGAAATGTATCGTATCCACGAGGCAGATCAAAAAACATTAAAGGAAAGCAAATACCAGAAAATGTGGACTGAGGCCAATGAAGGGCTAAAGACAGCTGATTATTATCAGAAAACCATGGGGCTAAAGTTTTTCAGGCCTCCTCTGATCCAACCTTTTAGATGCAAGAATGTTCGCATTGAAGGAGTGACCATTGTCAATTCTCCTTTTTGGACAGTTAATCCCGCATTTTGTGATAATGTGACCATCACTGGAGTAACCATTGAAAACCCTCCATCTCCCAACACAGATGGGATCAATCCCACTTCTTGTAGAAATGTCCATATCTCAGATTGTCATATCAGCGTGGGAGATGATTGTATTACAATCAAGTCCGGAAGGGATTTCGATGGCCGTAAGTGGGATACACCAACTGAGAATGTGACTATTACCAATTGTACAATGCTGAGTGGTCATGGAGGAGTGGTCATAGGGAGTGAAATATCAGGTAGTATCCGTAAAGTGACCATTTCAAATTGTGTGTTTGATGGAACGGACAGAGGGATCCGGCTTAAAGCAGCAAGAGGTCGCGGAGGCGTGGTAGAAGAAATAAGGATAGACAATATTGTGATGAAAGACATCCAACTGGAGGCCATTGTAATGAACCTTTTCTACGACAAAAACACCAAAGAAGGTCCTGTAACAGAGGAAACTCCTTCTTTCAGAAACATTCATATCTCCAATGTTACTGGGTCCAATGTCAATGTTGCCGGCAAGGTATTGGGCATTCCTGAAATGCCAATCGACCAGATAAGCTTTTCAAATATAAACATGAATGCCAAGGAAGGTTTATCCATTAAGACGGCTACACATGTGGAACTGCATGATGTGGAGATTTCAACAGAATTAGGGCCATCTGTTCAATTGGAAGCTGTGGAGGGGCTCCTTGTAGACAATGTAAAAAGCCGTCAACCACTTCCTGACCGTCCTGTGCTGGAACTCCAAAATGTCAGCAATGCACTGATCACCAATAATTTTCCGATGGTTCATACCAATAGTTATTTGAATATAAAAGGAGAAGAAAGTAAGCATATTTTTATCCAAAACAACCAATGGTACCATGTGCAGAAACCTGTGGTAATAGGTGAAGAAGTCAAAGGAATTATAAAACAAGAGGCTGATGAATAG
- a CDS encoding glycoside hydrolase family 140 protein, translated as MKRNITLSITTLLLGLLMACQGQKEEQTTAAKPAEGPKGLPFLKVSDNDRYFVTTSGEPFFWLGDTGWLLFNKLKREEALQYLDDRKAKGFNVIQVMTLHTLGAVNAYGDSALVHQNVATPLTTPGSEPSDTTAYDFWDHIDFVVREAEKRDIYMAMVPVWGTNVKDGGVSAEEAAQYAKFLTLRYKDRPNVIWLNGGDTFGNEYTDVWNAIGETLDKNDKNHLITFHPRGRMQSSDWFAQAPWMDFHMFQSGHRRYDQDDTERAYGEDNWKYVEADYQLERKMPTVDGEPSYEGIPEGLHDPEEGFWQAEDARRYAYWAVFSGAAGHTYGHSAVMQMHRPEDGEVGAYGNKKLWTEAINDPGAKQMHYLKDLILQFPYLERIPDQSLIANQGEKHDHLAATRGEDYALIYTYTGRPIAVNMEVIQGNTVKASWFNPRSGKMSDLGEVEAKGVQEFKPDGKVQDGNDWVLVLNYK; from the coding sequence ATGAAACGCAACATAACACTCAGCATTACAACCCTTTTATTGGGCCTTTTGATGGCCTGCCAGGGACAAAAAGAAGAGCAAACCACGGCTGCAAAACCAGCTGAAGGTCCCAAAGGCCTTCCCTTTTTAAAAGTGTCAGATAATGACCGTTATTTTGTCACCACGAGTGGCGAGCCTTTTTTTTGGTTGGGCGATACGGGATGGCTACTGTTCAATAAGTTGAAACGCGAGGAAGCGCTACAATATTTGGATGACCGAAAAGCAAAGGGGTTTAATGTGATTCAGGTGATGACTTTACATACCCTTGGTGCAGTAAATGCCTATGGAGACAGTGCATTGGTCCATCAAAATGTGGCTACACCCTTGACAACACCTGGAAGTGAGCCCTCGGACACTACAGCGTATGATTTTTGGGACCATATTGATTTTGTCGTGAGAGAGGCAGAAAAAAGGGATATCTATATGGCCATGGTTCCTGTATGGGGGACGAATGTGAAAGATGGCGGAGTAAGCGCGGAAGAAGCAGCGCAATATGCCAAATTCTTGACCTTGCGTTACAAGGACAGGCCCAACGTCATCTGGCTGAATGGTGGGGACACTTTTGGAAATGAATATACCGATGTGTGGAATGCCATTGGTGAAACTCTGGATAAAAATGATAAAAACCATCTGATCACCTTTCATCCAAGGGGTAGAATGCAGTCTTCCGACTGGTTTGCACAGGCACCATGGATGGACTTTCATATGTTCCAGTCCGGGCACCGTCGATATGACCAAGATGATACTGAGAGAGCTTATGGGGAAGACAACTGGAAGTATGTTGAGGCGGACTACCAATTGGAGCGTAAGATGCCAACAGTGGATGGAGAGCCATCCTATGAAGGAATTCCTGAGGGGCTTCATGATCCAGAAGAAGGGTTTTGGCAAGCTGAAGATGCGAGAAGGTATGCATATTGGGCCGTGTTTTCTGGAGCGGCAGGGCATACTTATGGACATAGTGCTGTAATGCAAATGCACCGCCCAGAGGATGGTGAAGTAGGTGCCTATGGGAATAAAAAGTTATGGACAGAAGCTATCAATGACCCGGGAGCCAAGCAAATGCATTATTTGAAAGACCTGATTTTACAATTTCCATACTTGGAGCGAATACCAGATCAGTCCTTGATTGCCAATCAAGGGGAAAAGCATGATCATTTGGCTGCAACAAGAGGAGAGGATTATGCCTTGATTTATACTTACACTGGAAGACCCATCGCCGTGAATATGGAAGTGATCCAAGGAAATACAGTAAAGGCAAGTTGGTTTAACCCTCGCAGTGGGAAGATGTCTGACCTTGGGGAGGTGGAAGCCAAAGGTGTTCAGGAGTTCAAACCAGACGGGAAGGTGCAGGATGGAAACGATTGGGTTTTGGTGCTAAATTACAAGTAA